AACACAGGATGTAAGGTATTATCGGTAATTTTCTCTGGGTAGGTAGAATCGTGGAAGATAAAAATGTCTCGTTTTGTTTTCTACTTGttgcttgtttctcttttttataacgAACCCCTTGTGAGTAagacaaagaaattaagaaacgGTATTCGTTTCACTCAGGAGCGTACACACTTACCTGTCCAACTAAGTCCCAGGTGATCGGCTACTATTGCCATCCTGATATCTGTCCGTTCACATGGACTCTGTGGACCTACGATTTacaatttcttaattaaaataatcatCAAGAAAGACACGATACCGGAAAATTGTTTTTTAGCAGTACTCAGATTTTACAGAGAGACTAATGCTAACACTGTACACTTACATGTGTCCTAGTCACCTACATGAACACTTGTCTCTGCACATGGCTCACTTGATCGTCACCTGCCCCGGCCAGATGTGAGACTACACGGATGCTCAATGTGATGGAATCGAACATGCTGACGAGCTAGCTACTGGACAACGGTTACAGAATCATCGCGTCGGTGAAAACACCATGATGGGATTTCAGCATCTGAGCTTTGACTTTGACAGAATCAttagtacattaaaaaaagaaaaaaaaaaaaaacctgcttatCTTGAATGACACCAATATCTTCAGCATGCTTCCCTAGCTGCCTACGGTGTCATTTggttgacagggagagagaagagcgTAGAGACAGCACACACAGATGACAATGACAGAATGAGAAACTACAGTTAAGTCACCGCACAGGCAATCACGACAGGGCATGCACTAGGCTCTATGAGTCGGAAAGTGTTCACGAACTACGCTCGTTCTCCAGGATGTGAGCAAAGAGTGCTCGAGAGACCTGACTGCCTTCATCCTCACCAGTCCTCCTACTGCTCCTTCTCTCACTGCCGGCCTTTTCACTCTTTGATTTTAAAGGTgctgcctctgttttcttatctctaGCGGACTTCGTTGTAACGGAAGGCGGGCCACCCCGGGAAGTCTCGGACAACGACGTGTTTCTTGAGGTACTGTCTTCCTCATCGGACAACTCGGACTgcatctttttgtcttcttccgAGAGGCGGTCCACAAGCTTTAAGGTCTCACCACTAATTCCCTTAAAATATTCAATGGAGTGTTTACATACTTCCTTAAGCTGACTCTTCCTAACTTttattgtggtggtggtggtggaggtgctggtgctggtgctggtgctggtgacACAGGTGGGTCTTACCTTTACTGGCAACTTGGATGGAAGCTGTTTGGCCTGGCCTTTCTCTGGCTGCCCTTGCTTTTGTGTGGCACATGCTCTCCTAACTGCGTTATCCCTGTGTGTGTCTTTTACTGGAATTCTGGACTTTACGTCTACAAATGAAGAAGCAATGAGGGTTTTGGTTTTCTCAGATTGACTGACCTGCTTCGTTTTACTCACTTTCATGTTTGGCATATGACTTGGTGGGCAGGTATCTTTTGGTGAGGTGGCCTTTATGGGAAGTTTGGATTTTCGCCTAATCCCTATCGGTTCCTTGGTCTTTTGCTGCTCTCCAAGAACCTTCTGCTTATTATCTCTTACACAGTGTCCTTGCAGTACCCCTGTCTTTTTTCCTGATGAGATTTTCACTGGATTAGCTTTCTCTGTGGTACAAGTGGGTGCAGAATGTTCTGTCAGAACTACATTACTTGTAATGTTATCTGTCTGTATAGTGGAAGGATCcaaattgttgttgttattaaagTTATCTTTCTGGAAATCGTGTTTTTCCTGAGGCCTAGTGCCCATGTGGCTATTGGCTGTACTTGGAATCATTGTGATAGTTTCATTCTCTAGTCCCTGACAACTGGTCATCACAGCTTCTATCTTATCTGTCACTTCTCCAGAGCCTTCTTTCTTCATGGTCATGGTGGATGCAGAAATTCCCATTTTTATAGGCGTGCGCAACTTGGGGTCAACTTTAGAGGCGCCAGTGGCTGCTGCCGATCTCTCCAGGGAGCCACTACTGGCTGCGCCTTCCTGACACTCTCCGCTGGTCGGGCTGCTGGGGTTGGGTTCGACTGGAGGTGCCTCTACATTTCTCTCTAGATTGGTTTCTACAGTGGTGTCCCCTGACTGTGGCTGGGGTGTGGTAGTGACCATACTTTTATCCCCTTCCCCCTGGTCCCCTGACTTCCCTTCAGAAGTATGCTCACCAATCTGGAAAAATTGGAGCCTCTCTTCAACAAAATCCCTCTTGCTCATGTCAATTGCACCACTGCGAGTCATCTCAAACATTTTCCCTTCGTGAAATGGGAAGGGGTTAGGCTCACTAGTTGGGGTACTTTCGTCAGTTGGCGTTCGGGCAGGCGTGGTATCAGGGGTTGTTGCTGGAGAGCGGTCTTCCACAGCCAGACCAAAGGGCTTAGTTTCATCTTCCCGTGATTTACCGTCAAAAACTTCATCATCCCCTCGGTTATTAGACCAAGGATCAAAATCTAGACCTTTGGTAGCTACTGTTTTGAAAGGAGTGGCAAATTCTTCGTCTACTTTGTAACTGAAGTAAGTATCAGGAAACACTGATCTGTCGGGATGTCTGCCTTCTAGGGTGAAGAACTGGGCCCCCGATTTCTGCTCAGTCTTATCAAGAGTCTTTTCAGATGAGGAACTTTTAGAAGGTGGCTTGTCTTCGTCGGGtcccacccttccttcctcctcgaTAACTTCAAGTTTACTCTGGCTAAAGGAGCGATCGGCCGGCTTCAGAATGCCCTCCGTGTTCCAGACATCTTTCTTAATTTCCATGGTTTGACTTGGGAGTTTCGAATCACTCTCCGTCAAGCCATCGTCTTCGTCTTGCAGGTCGTAGCCGTCCAGAGAGTCGATCTCTGTGGCGTCGGTGTCATGAGAAAACTCGGCCGTGGTGGCGATGGAACACTCCGTGACGGACTGGTCATTGTTCCCGTTCTGGGTGGTTTCGTTCTGAGGTGAATCGAGGCCAAGGCCAAACTCGTGCTCTTTTCCAGAGCCATTCGTTTCCAGTTCCTTCTGGCTGGAAGGCTTGTCAGCAGGAGCTTTGGattttgtcatttccttttgttcatcGTCCACTTCCTTTAATTTGAAGGTGTATTTCTTAACGGGGACGGGCTGATAGAGGGACTCGTCATCGCTCGAATCGCTGACGTCGGCCCCCGGGGGAACTGGCGAGGGCGGCTGCACTCGGATGACCGGTTCGGCCAGCTGGTACTTGTCATGCTCATCCCGCAGACTAACTTCAATCATGTCCGCCTCTCTTTCGGGGAGATAAAGGGGTTTCTTATCCGGCTCCATCTGGTCTGCATCCAGTGGTGGCGGAGGGGGAAATTCAATATAGGCAACTCGATTGCTTTTGGGTCTTTGGTTAGAGTCTTTGCTGACATCGGTAGGTGTTTCGCGGTCAACGGTTACTTCCTCCACCGTAGTCTGCTTTAAGGAGGCTGACTTGGcctgctcttcctcctcagaCTCCTCAGAAACCTCAGGAATTGGGCTGGGTTTGCCCGGTATGTAAGCTATGAGCGAGTCTGGTGTCTTAGACGTAAATTCGTAACTCACTTCCTCTGAACTGGGCGTTTCTGGGGTTAAAGGGCTTTTCCCAGAGCTGTCTAGAAAGGAAACTTGCTCTAGAGTGTCGTCTTCTGGACTACCTTGGGGAGAAGGAGGCTGCTTTTGCTGCCTAGTTGTATAAAAGGTCCCCCTGGTCTCTTGTACTGTCTTACACTCCTGACTTATGATCTTTTTTATACTTCCTTGTTGTATCTCCTTTTCATATTGCTTCCCCACCTGTACAAAACTGACATACACCGGTAAAGTTTTTatgtctttccctccctctgtctgggcTAGTGGAGAAACTCTTTCCAATCCGTCAAGGGGACTGTGGTCGAACACATCACTAGAGGGAGACTCCTTTCCTGGGCTAAACTCTAAGGAATCAGGAGATTTGGTGGGAGAGGTTTCGGTTTCATCGAGAGGAGGGCATAAGCCTACGAAACTCTGACGTTTGGAAACCTTGCTGATTTCTGAATAGGTAATTTTTTCGTCTTCTATAGAATTAAAGTGCTGCGTCTCAACTGTCTCTTTACGCATACTGGACCGGGGCAACTTTTGCGATAGTTCATGTTGGGGGAATGTCGACTGCTCGCAAAAGCCATCGGGGATATCAGATGACAGCGTCCTCCTTCCCTCCGCAGCTCTGACCGGGATGTGCGACATGGCTGAGCTCTCACTCCTCCTCGGAGCTTGTTCCAGAGGCCCACCCGGCCGTCCCCCTTCTTTCACAACATATTCCCTATATAAGACCTTTTTGGAGGGAGATTTTACAgtcatttccttaatttctgaGAGAGAGCCATTCGTTAacaacttgtgttctctctcagtcACAGACATAAACTCATTCCTATGACCAACAATCTTACTGTCAGGGTGACCAACGTGATTCTCTCTTACATCGTGAACAAGTACATGGGagagtttttctttctgagaCTTATGGTTAGTGGCTCCAGAACTTTCCCATGTTCTAAAGACCTTTTTGTCCCATGGTCCCTTAGTTGCTACATCTGAGGTCACATGACATGCCAAGTCTTTAGCCTGTTGCTCAGAAAAATAGTCAGGCGTGGCTTTACTTGACATTTCAGTCCTCTGCGTTTTCACATCCTCGGAGCCAGAATCATTTACGACAAGCTCGCCGCTCTGTGCGTGCTCGTCTTTAGCCTTGAGGACCATCAGATCGTTCTGCGCGGGTACGCTTTCGTCTGAGAGGTCTACAGCCTTCAGCTGCTTTTCTCTAGCAAATACTTGGTAGACGGGCAGCTTGCTCTCCTGGATTTTTTTAACGGGGATTCTCGACTGGCCCtctggctttctttcttcttgagacACGTCCTTGCTTTTTGCCTGTGCGCCTTGTTCAAATTTTAATCTAATGGAACTGAGCTTGGATTGTTTGAGCTGAAACCCAGACTGGGGCCCTGCTGGTGCCTTGCTCTGTGAAACGCTCTCTTGGGTCTCCTCTGTGGGCTTGCTGTCgtcaggctgtggggacagaaccTTCTTCTCCGGGCTGCTGGGCGGACTGgctgctctctgctcatcggcTGTGGGGACGCCTGGTCCGTCAGGGCCATGCTGCCTTGCCTTAACCCACTCGTCACTGGAGGCCACCAGTTCTGTCAGCAGGACTTTCTCGGGGCTGCTCCCCGGAGAGCTCTGAGAAGAGTACTCTTTGCCATTTCGAGGGCGTGGCTTTTTCTCCGGGGACTGCAGTTCATCGTTCAGCTTTTCAGTTTTGTCACGAAAAAACTGTGACACTTCAGTCAGTTTTTCTTCAGCTTCCTTCACAGTCCTGTCCACCCTATCTTCATATATCAacttctctctacctctgtctAATCTGTCCTCAGTAAAGCGCATCCACATGGCATGTTTTGGACTACTAACATCGCCAGAACAGTGCAACACTGTCACTTTATCAAAAGGCTCATCTTTAGACACTTTACCTATACCATTTTCAGACacatctttatagattttggagaggatttcttttttgggggcaGTGACTACTTTTTCTCTGGACCGCTTATCAGACCCCTGTAACTCTGAGCTAGGGGGTCCTGCATGGTCTGTAACCGATTCCTCGGTATCAGAATGAGACACATCTAGCTTTTCTGACAGAAGCATTTTCTCAGCAAACCTGTAAGACTCCCCTCTTAGTTCTGACAACTCATCGTCATGGTATTCTATGGAGTGTTGACTCAAAAGCTTCAATGTTTTATAAGAGTCATCAGATATGAGTTGAGCAGAACTAGGGCGACTATCTTCTTCTTGGGACACAGGAGTGTTCACTCTGGAAGACTCCAGATAAGAAGGCAATGACTCTTCGGCAGTaagctcttcttcttcttgctgACCCTGCTCCTCTGGACAAGGAAAAGCATCGTGTTTTTCTGGCAGAAAATCTTTTAGGTTAATATCTCCCCGGGATAAGTCTTTCTGATATACATACATTTCCTTCTCTGGATGCTTTTTGGTTTCTCTAATAATGACTTCAGTGGGCTCAGCTTGGTTACCTTTTTCGATGTGGACTTCTATTATACGCTCCAGTTTGGGTTTCATTTGGTTGTCCTTCTCTGCATGCTGGGCTGGGGTTTCAGCCGCAGACTTGTGAACATCTGGAGGCACGGCCGACTTATGCTCAAACAGACCTGCCAGTTCTTTGGAAGGGTCCCGCCCGGACTGAAAGGCCTTCATGATGTCGTGGACTGACATGGTTTCCTCGATTCTTTCGGAGGCACCTTCGCCGCCTGGTGGGGAATGATAGACCATTCTGGTCGTTGTGGTTATGTGGGTCTCTTCTTTAACACGCATGCCTTTGCTCAAAACTCGGCTGTGGTCGTCGTCGTCGCCGTTGGCTTTCATTTGGAACGCCTTAACTTTTTCCTTAATACTAGAGGTGGTGGGCTTTGGTTCCAGTTCCGTAAAAGTAGGCGACGGTTTCGGTGACACGGGCTCCTCCGGGGGGCCCGGGGGAGCATCTCCCGCTGAGGGCTCATAGCTCCTGATAACATGCACCACTTCAGTTCTTGTTTCTGTGATGACCGGAGGGATGGGGACTTCGTGAAAGAGTGGCTTAGGACCAGTGCTCTCAGCGCTCTGTGGGGCTGAAGGCGTTTTCTCACTTCTTGTCTCAAAGCCACTGTCAGACAAGGGGCTTTTGTCCTGGTCGTGTTGAGAAAAGTCATCCGGAGACTCTAAAATGGTATCTGTTCCGAAAAAGGAGTCGGCCATTTTACACAACTCTTTCTCAGAGGTGGAGGGCCTCATGGAGGCGGGCGGCATTTTGAGTTTGTGTTCCTGCAAAGCAATCGCTGGCTTCAAGATCCTTTTCTGTCGCTCTTCGCCATCCTTCTTTGCGTCCTCAAACTTGTACTTTAAATTTGTCAAGGAACTACTCCCAATATCGTTTGTTAAGTAATCAATAACTTTGGTCAAGTTATAATCCTTCTCGGAGGCCGCTTTTGCTTTCACTTGTACTCTCTCCGGCAGAGATGGAGAATGGCTCGCCGCAGCTTGCTGCCTCGCCTCCCTTATTTCTTCCGAACTAAACTCTATCCAGTCGTCTTCGGGAGAGAGTCCTTTGTCACTCTTTGGCGATTTGGGCGGTCCTTTGTTATCTACACACACATCTTTCTTAAGGATTTCGCTCACTTTCACTAAGTCTTCCTTTACTTTCTCAACGATTTTGAAAGGTTCTTCATCGTCGATTCTCCCTTCTTTGGGGAGCTCGGGTTGGAATGGCTTCTCCTCGGGCACGTCTGTTTGTAGGATCGCAGTCATCCGCATGAGGTCTTCTTTCATTTCGGCCACGTCTTTTAATATCTCCTGACTGGAAGATAAAGAGGATGGTGTAGACAGCTTAAGGGCAGAGGGTGCAAGGAACAAAGACGACTTAACTGGAGATGAAGTTCGATTGAAATGGGGCTGAGGACGTGTCTCCGTAGTCAATGTTTTAATGGGGGACAGCAAGGCTGCTGCTGATTTCGTAAGTGAActagagtctggaagtttctttAATGCTGGTTCCGGCAAAACATTGACTACAGAGTATACTGGCACTGTTATTATCGATGAAGTTACAGATGAGGTAGTTGCAGATATCGAAGACCCAAGGGATGTATAGAGTGCACTTGCGGAAGGAGTTCTTAGAGACTGAAAAGCTGATGGTGTCGAAGAAACGTATGACCTGAGTGGGGAAAATGGCATTGCTGTTGTGGTAGAAAACACTTTTTCAACTGTGTCAGTGGCTGCATTAACCACAGAGCTCACAGAGTTTGTAGCTGTAGAAATTTTTTCCTGTAACGTGGCAGTGGCTTTGCATCCGTTAATTAACGTTGACGATGACGGATACTTGAGAGGGGAAAGAGAGCCATTGACCAATGCTACCTCTGCGTGTCCAGGCATCTGTTTCACAGGTGATGAGAGAGAAGAGGCCATCGTGACTTTTGCCGATGAAATGACATCAACTGCTGATTTAGCTGGAGACACCACTGACTTTAGAGGCGAAGATATTAGCGGTGCTGCTGATGTAATAATTGACTTAAATGGCAAACTTGAGGAATACATATTAATGTTTGacttgggggaggcagggggtgtcatAGTAATGGACGACCTCTCCAGAAGAGACCCTGCTGTAGTCACTGGAGAGGTGCGGGAGGAAAACGTAGAACTGGATGCCAGCCCTTTTAAAGGCGAGGCCTCTGGGACTGTGGGAGCTCTAACGAGGTTACCAGAGGAAACTTGGATATTGTATGGAGATTGTGACACCACTGTTTTTATCGGTGAAGACATTGTCCGAAAGGATCTAATTGGAGATGCCACATCACTAATGGATTTAACTGAAGATGTAGTTGATGCACCTAATGTGGATTTGATTGGAGAAGGCGTCGAAACAGACCATATTGATTTTAACGGAGAAGCTGATGGCGTGTTAGAGGAAGAGCTTGATAAGGAAGTGAAGCCTGACTTGGCTGGCCCAGGCACTGTAACCGGAGCTGTTGTCCAGGACTGGTATGGTCTTGTAGAAAAGAATGGCTTGTATGAGTAAGTGGTGGGGAGGGATCTTGTTGCTCCTGCACTCCGTTCaactgtttcttaaattttaaaatgaaatcaaacacaaaaatcaacaaaaatggttgagaaacagagagaccaGAGAAAAAAATTGGTCAGTAAACTTTGAAATATTACAAAAGCAAGTACAATTGTTTGCATGATTTAGAATGGAAGAGGCAAAAGGAacaattaaagaggaaaaaaaaaattccacagacATAACTAAtccaaagttaaaaataaacaaacaaacaaagaaaaaaacagagcaatgtgaaatgaaagacagaaaaagcacATCGCAACCAAAGAGGCCAAcaatgagaaacagaaaacatgagGAAAGAATTAATGATGAGAAAAATAACCACAATGGAAAACCGTTGCCTTACTTCCTATTGACTTTCTTATGTGCTGGTTTT
This Neovison vison isolate M4711 chromosome 2, ASM_NN_V1, whole genome shotgun sequence DNA region includes the following protein-coding sequences:
- the ANK3 gene encoding ankyrin-3 isoform X2, which translates into the protein MAHAASQLKKNRDLEINAEEETEKKRKHRKRSRDRKKKSDANASYLRAARAGHLEKALDYIKNGVDINICNQNGLNALHLASKEGHVEVVSELLQREANVDAATKKGNTALHIASLAGQAEVVKVLVTNGANVNAQSQNGFTPLYMAAQENHLEVVKFLLDNGASQSLATEDGFTPLAVALQQGHDQVVSLLLENDTKGKVRLPALHIAARKDDTKAAALLLQNDNNADVESKMVVNRTTESGFTPLHIAAHYGNINVATLLLNRAAAVDFTARNDITPLHVASKRGNANMVKLLLDRGAKIDAKTRDGLTPLHCGARSGHEQVVEMLLDRAAPILSKTKNGLSPLHMATQGDHLNCVQLLLQHNVPVDDVTNDYLTALHVAAHCGHYKVAKVLLDKKANPNAKALNGFTPLHIACKKNRIKVMELLLKHGASIQAVTESGLTPIHVAAFMGHVNIVSQLMHHGASPNTTNVRGETALHMAARSGQAEVVRYLVQDGAQVEAKAKDDQTPLHISARLGKADIVQQLLQQGASPNAATTSGYTPLHLSAREGHEDVAAFLLDHGASLSITTKKGFTPLHVAAKYGKLEVANLLLQKSASPDAAGKSGLTPLHVAAHYDNQKVALLLLDQGASPHAAAKNGYTPLHIAAKKNQMDIATTLLEYGADANAVTRQGIASVHLAAQEGHVDMVSLLLGRNANVNLSNKNGLTPLHLAAQEDRVNVAEVLVNQGANVDAQTKMGYTPLHVGCHYGNIKIVNFLLQHSAKVNAKTKNGYTPLHQAAQQGHTHIINVLLQNNASPNELTVNGNTALAIARRLGYISVVDTLKVVTEETMTTTTIIEKHKMNVPETMNEVLDMSDDEVRKANAPEMLSDGEYISDVEEGDRCTWYRIPKVQEFTVKSEDAMTGDTDKYLGPQDLKELGDDSLPAEGYMGFSLGARSASPKISLRSFSSDRSYTLNRSSYARDSMMIEELLVPSKEQHLTFTREFDSDSLRHYSWAADTLDNVNLVSSPVHSGFLVSFMVDARGGSMRGSRHHGMRIIIPPRKCTAPTRITCRLVKRHKLANPPPMVEGEGLASRLVEMGPAGAQFLGPVIVEIPHFGSMRGKERELIVLRSENGETWKEHQFDSKNEDLTELLNGMDEELDSPEELGKKRICRIITKDFPQYFAVVSRIKQESNQMGPEGGILSSTTVPLVQASFPEGALTKRIRVGLQAQPVPDEIVKKILGNKATFSPIVTVEPRRRKFHKPITMTIPVPPPSGEGVANGYKGDTTPNLRLLCSITGGTSPAQWEDITGTTPLTFIKDCVSFTTNVSARFWLADCHQVLETVGLATQLYRELICVPYMAKFVVFAKMNDPVESCLRCFCMTDDKVDKTLEQQENFEEVARSKDIEVLEGKPIYVDCYGNLAPLTKGGQQLVFNFYAFKENRLPFSIKVRDTSQEPCGRLSFLKEPKTTKGLPQTAVCNLNITLPAHKKAEKADRRQSFASLALRKRYSYLTEPGMIERSAGATRSLPTTYSYKPFFSTRPYQSWTTAPVTVPGPAKSGFTSLSSSSSNTPSASPLKSIWSVSTPSPIKSTLGASTTSSVKSISDVASPIRSFRTMSSPIKTVVSQSPYNIQVSSGNLVRAPTVPEASPLKGLASSSTFSSRTSPVTTAGSLLERSSITMTPPASPKSNINMYSSSLPFKSIITSAAPLISSPLKSVVSPAKSAVDVISSAKVTMASSLSSPVKQMPGHAEVALVNGSLSPLKYPSSSTLINGCKATATLQEKISTATNSVSSVVNAATDTVEKVFSTTTAMPFSPLRSYVSSTPSAFQSLRTPSASALYTSLGSSISATTSSVTSSIITVPVYSVVNVLPEPALKKLPDSSSLTKSAAALLSPIKTLTTETRPQPHFNRTSSPVKSSLFLAPSALKLSTPSSLSSSQEILKDVAEMKEDLMRMTAILQTDVPEEKPFQPELPKEGRIDDEEPFKIVEKVKEDLVKVSEILKKDVCVDNKGPPKSPKSDKGLSPEDDWIEFSSEEIREARQQAAASHSPSLPERVQVKAKAASEKDYNLTKVIDYLTNDIGSSSLTNLKYKFEDAKKDGEERQKRILKPAIALQEHKLKMPPASMRPSTSEKELCKMADSFFGTDTILESPDDFSQHDQDKSPLSDSGFETRSEKTPSAPQSAESTGPKPLFHEVPIPPVITETRTEVVHVIRSYEPSAGDAPPGPPEEPVSPKPSPTFTELEPKPTTSSIKEKVKAFQMKANGDDDDHSRVLSKGMRVKEETHITTTTRMVYHSPPGGEGASERIEETMSVHDIMKAFQSGRDPSKELAGLFEHKSAVPPDVHKSAAETPAQHAEKDNQMKPKLERIIEVHIEKGNQAEPTEVIIRETKKHPEKEMYVYQKDLSRGDINLKDFLPEKHDAFPCPEEQGQQEEEELTAEESLPSYLESSRVNTPVSQEEDSRPSSAQLISDDSYKTLKLLSQHSIEYHDDELSELRGESYRFAEKMLLSEKLDVSHSDTEESVTDHAGPPSSELQGSDKRSREKVVTAPKKEILSKIYKDVSENGIGKVSKDEPFDKVTVLHCSGDVSSPKHAMWMRFTEDRLDRGREKLIYEDRVDRTVKEAEEKLTEVSQFFRDKTEKLNDELQSPEKKPRPRNGKEYSSQSSPGSSPEKVLLTELVASSDEWVKARQHGPDGPGVPTADEQRAASPPSSPEKKVLSPQPDDSKPTEETQESVSQSKAPAGPQSGFQLKQSKLSSIRLKFEQGAQAKSKDVSQEERKPEGQSRIPVKKIQESKLPVYQVFAREKQLKAVDLSDESVPAQNDLMVLKAKDEHAQSGELVVNDSGSEDVKTQRTEMSSKATPDYFSEQQAKDLACHVTSDVATKGPWDKKVFRTWESSGATNHKSQKEKLSHVLVHDVRENHVGHPDSKIVGHRNEFMSVTEREHKLLTNGSLSEIKEMTVKSPSKKVLYREYVVKEGGRPGGPLEQAPRRSESSAMSHIPVRAAEGRRTLSSDIPDGFCEQSTFPQHELSQKLPRSSMRKETVETQHFNSIEDEKITYSEISKVSKRQSFVGLCPPLDETETSPTKSPDSLEFSPGKESPSSDVFDHSPLDGLERVSPLAQTEGGKDIKTLPVYVSFVQVGKQYEKEIQQGSIKKIISQECKTVQETRGTFYTTRQQKQPPSPQGSPEDDTLEQVSFLDSSGKSPLTPETPSSEEVSYEFTSKTPDSLIAYIPGKPSPIPEVSEESEEEEQAKSASLKQTTVEEVTVDRETPTDVSKDSNQRPKSNRVAYIEFPPPPPLDADQMEPDKKPLYLPEREADMIEVSLRDEHDKYQLAEPVIRVQPPSPVPPGADVSDSSDDESLYQPVPVKKYTFKLKEVDDEQKEMTKSKAPADKPSSQKELETNGSGKEHEFGLGLDSPQNETTQNGNNDQSVTECSIATTAEFSHDTDATEIDSLDGYDLQDEDDGLTESDSKLPSQTMEIKKDVWNTEGILKPADRSFSQSKLEVIEEEGRVGPDEDKPPSKSSSSEKTLDKTEQKSGAQFFTLEGRHPDRSVFPDTYFSYKVDEEFATPFKTVATKGLDFDPWSNNRGDDEVFDGKSREDETKPFGLAVEDRSPATTPDTTPARTPTDESTPTSEPNPFPFHEGKMFEMTRSGAIDMSKRDFVEERLQFFQIGEHTSEGKSGDQGEGDKSMVTTTPQPQSGDTTVETNLERNVEAPPVEPNPSSPTSGECQEGAASSGSLERSAAATGASKVDPKLRTPIKMGISASTMTMKKEGSGEVTDKIEAVMTSCQGLENETITMIPSTANSHMGTRPQEKHDFQKDNFNNNNNLDPSTIQTDNITSNVVLTEHSAPTCTTEKANPVKISSGKKTGVLQGHCVRDNKQKVLGEQQKTKEPIGIRRKSKLPIKATSPKDTCPPSHMPNMKVSKTKQVSQSEKTKTLIASSFVDVKSRIPVKDTHRDNAVRRACATQKQGQPEKGQAKQLPSKLPVKVRPTCVTSTSTSTSTSTTTTTIKVRKSQLKEVCKHSIEYFKGISGETLKLVDRLSEEDKKMQSELSDEEDSTSRNTSLSETSRGGPPSVTTKSARDKKTEAAPLKSKSEKAGSERRSSRRTGPQSPCERTDIRMAIVADHLGLSWTELARELNFSVDEINQIRVENPNSLISQSFMLLKKWVTRDGKNATTDALTSVLTKINRIDIVTLLEGPIFDYGNISGTRSFADENNVFHDPVDGWQNETSSGNLESPAQARRITGGLLERLDDSPDQCRDSITSYLKGEPGKFEANGSHAEVTPEAKTKSYFPESQNDIGKQSVKETLKPKIHGSARVEEPASSLTAYQKALEETSKFVIEEPKPCVPVSMKKMSRTPPADGKPRLNVHEEEGSSGSEQKVKSPGAALTRMTACCYKDLKDSESDSSSEEERRVTTRVIRRRLIIKGEEAKSIPGESVTEEQFTDEEGNLITRKITRKVIRRIALPQARKHDAMVMKRGCQRKVEDKRCGNFLERAANRLDSAVWQLEAFAAFDTLCI